From the Hordeum vulgare subsp. vulgare chromosome 1H, MorexV3_pseudomolecules_assembly, whole genome shotgun sequence genome, the window GATTTTACCATCACACGCCCGCGACTTGAACAACAGTAGAATGTCAACTAGGAataaaaatgctcacacatcatcatcatgtcataaccaatatctagatgAACGACAAGTAAAAAGCTTTAATTATTGATAATTCTACTAACCAACAAACATGTACTCTTGCCCTTTCATGTtactacatcaatatcattaacccacgaaTTCTCTTTTATGttctacatgaaagtttttattatatcgtcCTTGGATACCTATCATTTTGGGACtattcttataacccatgcaaattaccattacTCCGTATTTAGACTCTCAGAAAcatttaagtgaagcacgagagtgcaattatttctatacaatctacatgccaccgtgctctaaaagatacgagtgaagtactagagcaactgtttagctcaaaatatataagtgaagcacatagagtattctaacaaatcatgatgaacatgtgcCTCTCTTAAATAGGTGtttccagcaaacaatgattatGGCAAACTAAAGCACAAGTAAACTATAACACACtacactccaagcaaaatacatatcatgtgatgaatacaaatatagctccaaatgaCTTACTGATggaatggagacgaaagaggggatgctttctgaggcatccccaatcttagatgcttgagttGTCCTAGGATATTACCTTAGGGTTCCTTGGGCACCCACAaatttagatgcttgagtcttcctaggatattatcttgggattccttgggcatccccaagcttagggtcttgccgctccttattcctccATCCATCGTGATCACAACCAAAACTTAAaagcttcagcacacaaaactcaacagaaacctcatgagattcgttagtataataggcaaataataaactttaggtactgttataaattgatacaTATttgattattgcataaggtattgtattctaacttctccatgacttataccccccaacATAATCCATATCATCctcaaaacaagcaaattatgtaagcaaaaacagaatctgtttaaaaCAGAACATTTTGTAATTGTCAGCACTAAAACCATACTTTtgtaacttcaaaaattctgtAAAATTTGAGCACCTTGGAAATTTGATATCAATGTTGCATAAAAAGTTCATATCAACAAGACGTTCTagcaaatcagagaaattctgcagtggacataaaagtttctatttttgcacatgatcaaatctactatcatccaaatcatcccaaaggctttacttggcataaAATTAAACATAAAGATACAATCATAAGagtagcaataatcatgtcaacacaaATTAACAAAAAATAGAACACAAAATTTAAGATAAATatcaggttgcctcccaacaaacgctatagTTTTATAGCCCTAGCTAggtataatgcatagtatcaagtgaTATCATTTTTATCGTCCACTTTAGCTACCTTAGCTGGACTCTTATCGGACCCGGGAGGTTCCTTAATGTTACTCATAACTTCTCAATGTGAAGTCACCAATTTCTCTTGGGACTCAAGTTTTTTATTGGAATTAGTGAGAAAGAATTCATGGGATGAAGGCTAGGGCCTAGGGTTTTGATAGGTTCGTTAACTTTTTGTATCACACTTATATTTTTCTACAAATCTCCTAATTTTCCTAATATTTGGACCCCTTCATGTGTAAAAGAGGAGATTTGAGGTAGTGGATGGGTTCATAAAACCTAAAGCCTAAAGCCTAAACCCTAATCAGCACAAGAATCTAATTTGAGGTAGTGGAGGGGTTCATAAACCCTAAAACCTAAACCCATGTTTTTTCTAATATTTTGGATCACTTCATGTGTAATAGACAAGTTCTAgactttgcttatggacgtgatgcaggcaggagtgggtctactttgtattgaagatcatagagagagagagatagccatctatgtACTAGAtacagacccataggtctgtggtagactactcacacaacataatGAGAGTAGCAAGGTTGATATAGAGGtcttccgtgattgatcccccctccgtcagggcaccagaacagggctccagatgggatcacggcagaacagagacttgcggcgatgaaaaaattatttcgggtggCTCTCCGGTGTTTTCTGGATTTTAAAGAATCTATAGAGGCGGAGTTAGGCCAGGAGGATCCATGAGGTTGCCCCAAGGCATAGGGCGCGCCCTATTGCCTTGGCACCGCCTCGTGCGGCCTCCAACCTCCCtctgaagcttccaggtcttatttttATGCAAAAAAATATCAGAAAATTTTATGGCAtttagacttcgtttggtattgattttccgAAAAgccaaaaaacacgcagaaaacaacaattgacactaggcactgggttaataggttagttttcaaaaatgatataaaacaacatataaatgcatataaagtatgGGCAGTGCTATGCGTTCGTCGGATGATAAACCGGTTAGATCGGCCGCCTCAGCAGTGGTCAGATGCCGCCCGAAACAATCATCCAAAATACCGTCCCAGGCAACTTAGGACGTTTGCAACAGCTAGCTTGTTGCGCTCACGGGCTTTACAACAAGGATTGGTCCACCAACATAACGTCGCTGCCCCGCCATGGCCTGAGCGCCTAGGCCATGAAGCACCACCGAATGCAAGAGTTGTAGCACTTTCTCTAACCCGACACCCAAGTAGTTGCCTCTACTGAAGCACAACAACGACGAGATCTCACGCAGGGCATTCCTCTAGCGATTTCTGCAACCAAAGCTATGTTTGTGAAACATCTGTTGTGTTGTAATGCTTGTCCTCGTAGGCTCTAGCGCTAAAGCTCCTCCACCGCTTTGTGTAACCAAAGCTATGTTTTCAAAACAAGACCCCTCTTacataagaaaaaaaatatacaTCGTGGAACCATTTTCTTCTCCAAACACGACCTGTGTTGAAAAAACCTATTGAAACAATAGGCTTGTTGAAAAAAGAAATACCGGCTACGCGGGATTTGTGGCTAGCACAAGTGCTCGATCAATAACAATTAGACGGCGAATAATGTGTGTATATGAGCCGGCTGAAGGATATCATTTTCCTAAATGTATGCAATAGTTAGTTTTGAATGGCCGGCTTTCCGATCGATGTCGGCGCAAGATGGCCTTAACCACGACCGCGTTCCGACCCAGACAGCGTCGCGTGTCCCGGTCATCCTCTCGTGAGTCGTGACTGAAGCACCCAGCGCCCAAACGCGGCGAAGCATCCCTCCGCTCACTGTCAGCGGGCCCCGGCCGCAAACTCCCCAGTCTATAGTCTCTCCAACGCGACAACTTCCAACTCCCCCCAAAATTTCTTCACCTCGAAGCAATTACCCCCAACCCCCAACCTCGatcccctcctccgccgccctccCCTCCGGCCACCGCGCCCCGATGGCGGCCAACGTCATGCTGGCGATCCACGAGAAGAAGGCCGCGGCCGTCGACCTCTACCGCCCGCTCCGCCAGTACATCGCCTCCGCCTACTCGGAGCGCGACGCGGCCACCGCCGACGACGACCTCTGCGCCGTGCGCGACCTCCGCGCCGCGGCCGTCGAGAGCCCCTGCCTCCCGGACTCCTCCTCCCTCGAGCAGCGCCGCGCCGCGCTCCTGGCCTACGCCCGCGCGCTCGCCCTCGTCGAGCCCCGCTTCCCCATCTCCCCCGACCGCGCCCACGTCCACTCCCTCTCCTTCACCTGGCACGACGCCTTCAAGACCAACAAGAAGGTCAGCCTGCCCTCCGTCCACCTCGAGAAGGCCGCCGTGCTCTTCAACCTCGGCGCCGTCTACTCGCAGATCGCGCTCGCCGCCGATCGCACCACCGACGTCGGGATCAGGACCGCCTGCGGCGCGTTCCAGAGCGCCGCGGGGGCCTTTGCGTGGCTCAAGGAGAGCGGGGTCGCTGCCAAGGCCGTAGCCGCGGGGGCCACCACCGTCGATGTGACGCCCGACTGCGCGGGGATGCTGGAGAAACTCATGCTCGCGCAGGCGCAGGAGtgcttcttcgagaaggtcatagcTGGCGGGAAGCCGCCCGCGCTATGCTCCAAGGTGGCGCGCCAGGTCTGTGCCTACTGTTCTATTCTATCAACTTGTGATTATCTCAGGGTATTGACGAGTCTAATTAAAACTAATAGAGAGCTCGGGTTGTTACCTTCTGCACTCGTTTTTACAACAACACTATAATTAGCACCCATAAGTGAATTTGAACACTATAATATGATGTAGTTTGGGGAATTTGTCTAGTCAAGTCTTGACAATTATTGAGTTTTACTATGCTGAACACCATGTTAGTGCAGTATGTTTATCCTGATATTATGACCAACCTGATAACTCGTGCCGTGATTAAATCATTTGTTTTACAACAAATTTTGATAAAGACAATCATGTATGATCGATTTCCCCGCTTTCCTTTGTCTCATATTTGCAGTAGAGATTTTTTTCTTAATCTAATCCTGCTAGATTTGCTTGTTTTGGCAGAATTCGCATGTTGATGCTTTACAGTTAGCTCAGCTTCATGATACCACATTCCTTCGCATTTCTGTAACTTTGATTTCAAATGTGCCATCTGCCTTACTTGTCGTGCTTTCAGGTGGGCGTATTCTATGAAGAAGCTTATGCAGCTCTCTGTGCACCTCCTCTTAGTCAGCACTTTGACAGGACATGGGTTTCTCATGTCCAGCTCAAGGCAGCTCAATTCTATGCTGATGCTTGCTATAGGTTTTCATTGGATCTTCATCAGCAAGAAGAAATTGCTCAGGAAATTGCGCGACTAAAGATTGGAATGAACGCCTTGGCTGATGCCAAGAAGGCAGCTAAGGGAGTTGCTGCGCCACTTCTGGATTCTGTTAATAAGCTGGAGAGTAACATGAAAACCAACTTGGAGAGGGCCATGAAGGAGAACAATAGTGTTTATCTGATGCGGGTTCCAGAGGCGGGTACTTTGGGAGCTCTGCCTGCAGCTTCCCTTGTAAAATCTACTTCTTTGGCTGAAGTTCTAGATGCTAGCAATGAGAGGCTTTTTTCATCACTTGTGCCTGATGGCAGCATGAAGGCCCTTTCTAAGTACACAGAGATGGTAGATGATATCATTCGGACCCAGGCAGAGAAACTTCAGCAATCTAGTGAGATCACTAGGGTTAGGCTGAAGGAAATGGACTTGCCTGATTCTATTCTATCATTGGAAGGTAATGTCAGCATACCTGCAGATCTCAAGGAAGATGTTGAGGCTGTACAGATAAGTGGTGGCCCTGCTGGCTTGGAAGCTGAGTTGCAGCAGCTTAGAGATTTGAATAGGGTCAATCAGGAGTTGCTTGTTCAG encodes:
- the LOC123432180 gene encoding vacuolar-sorting protein BRO1, translating into MAANVMLAIHEKKAAAVDLYRPLRQYIASAYSERDAATADDDLCAVRDLRAAAVESPCLPDSSSLEQRRAALLAYARALALVEPRFPISPDRAHVHSLSFTWHDAFKTNKKVSLPSVHLEKAAVLFNLGAVYSQIALAADRTTDVGIRTACGAFQSAAGAFAWLKESGVAAKAVAAGATTVDVTPDCAGMLEKLMLAQAQECFFEKVIAGGKPPALCSKVARQVGVFYEEAYAALCAPPLSQHFDRTWVSHVQLKAAQFYADACYRFSLDLHQQEEIAQEIARLKIGMNALADAKKAAKGVAAPLLDSVNKLESNMKTNLERAMKENNSVYLMRVPEAGTLGALPAASLVKSTSLAEVLDASNERLFSSLVPDGSMKALSKYTEMVDDIIRTQAEKLQQSSEITRVRLKEMDLPDSILSLEGNVSIPADLKEDVEAVQISGGPAGLEAELQQLRDLNRVNQELLVQTEEMLQKEASEDAQFRTQFGSRWTRPQSSTLTKNIQDRLNLFAGNLKKAAASDALIERDVKESYPLMSILDRRPIESALPSISRPIMSLDGNEDAIVGALKQSLRQLESLGAQRAGLEDHLKEMKRKDDILPKLMAGVGAHDDLFRKEIAKYDPICAEIADNIVAQEQLLLQIQEQNAQFAAVFNLDDYKVARERCYKQIAAAVAKYQAIKKNMNDGLNFYVSLQDATGKIQQQCSDFIMTRNIQCREMIEDVQRKLAGFNLSSSSHTSTPRNSSVPPDQHSPSPPPHAPHAQSSYGAPPGGEPRPVYSQPESRPPYSQPYPTYGAPPQQPPYGAAHPGQYQQHPQQHQPPPGHDYGQPAYPGWRGPYYNGPQQQQQQPGPYPQAPYNAPGAYPPHQSNYYRPQ